Genomic segment of Caproiciproducens sp. NJN-50:
GGCGGCGTGGAAGCCGCGCTGAACGGGCAGGGATACCGCCGGGCGGAAAACAAGGCGCAGGAAGACGGGCGGGAAGTTTATCTTCTTGGGGAATCGGTTGCCTACAGCGTCCTGTACCAGGAAAGCGCCAAACGCTTTGTTCTCCGGACCTGCGAAATGGACGGCGAAGAGCCGGACGGCAAGTGGAAATCCCTTTCCACATGGCTTTATGACCCGGATACCGATACTCCGGCTCAGGCGCAGAGCATTGCCGATGATTTTACTGAGACTCTGACCGGGCCGAAACAGACGGCGGCGGCCAAGGCGCGTAAGAAACGCAAGAAGGACGACGACAATAACGCCGACCCTGTATTCTTTTTCAACCGTTTTGTCGGCCTGTTTCCGGAACTGAAGGAGGAGCTGAACGCGGAACGATCGGTTTACGGTGATG
This window contains:
- a CDS encoding DUF7674 family protein, which translates into the protein MMDQKVFEMVAGGVEAALNGQGYRRAENKAQEDGREVYLLGESVAYSVLYQESAKRFVLRTCEMDGEEPDGKWKSLSTWLYDPDTDTPAQAQSIADDFTETLTGPKQTAAAKARKKRKKDDDNNADPVFFFNRFVGLFPELKEELNAERSVYGDVRAVTFARERLLPKINALVNNPAEKDRTARCCQLLNDLYLAGDMDVRSIITIVILNGIEGGSAVETVRSQLGEDLLKSYKAGLKMKGKKVKPEKKQKKKKFMADTLLNR